The following coding sequences are from one Epinephelus fuscoguttatus linkage group LG7, E.fuscoguttatus.final_Chr_v1 window:
- the rpl32 gene encoding 60S ribosomal protein L32: MAALRPLTKPKIVKKRTKKFIRHQSDRYVKIAKNWRKPRGIDNRVRRRFKGQMLMPNIGYGSNKKTKYMLPTGFKKFLVHNVKELEVLMMSNKTHCAEIAHNVSSKNRKLIVERAAQLAIKITNPNARLRSEENE; encoded by the exons ATGGCAGCCCTCAGGCCCCTCACAAAGCCCAAGATTGTCAAAAAGAGAACCAAGAAGTTCATTCGCCATCAGTCTGACCGATATGTCAAGATTGCG AAAAACTGGCGTAAGCCCAGAGGTATTGACAACAGGGTCCGCAGGCGGTTCAAGGGCCAGATGCTGATGCCCAACATCGGTTATGGTAGCAACAAGAAGACCAAGTACATGCTGCCCACTGGCTTCAAGAAGTTCCTGGTGCACAATGTCAAGGAGCTCGAGGTCCTGATGATGAGTAACAA GACTCACTGTGCTGAGATCGCCCACAACGTCTCCTCCAAGAACAGGAAGTTGATCGTGGAGAGGGCAGCTCAGTTGGCCATCAAGATCACCAACCCCAACGCCAGGCTCAGGAGCGAGGAGAACGAATAA